Genomic DNA from Candidatus Aegiribacteria sp.:
CGCTTAGGTTTGACGTTACGCCATACTCGGGTATTACGCTCGATTCCGCGAAAGTTGCCGTATATATCTATAAGACTCGAGGTACTTTCCCGCCGAATGAAGTGTGGGTTGCCAAGTGCAGTGGTAATTGGGATGAAAACGAAATAACATGGAACAATAGACCCAATTATCACGATTGGCACGTGCCACCTGCCCCGGAATACGCTTGGTGGACTATAGACGTTACGACCTGGGCACAGAAATGGATAGATGGTGCATACCCGAATTATGGTATATGGATAGGCACAAATGCTACTGGTCGTGATTATTTCGATATTTACACGAAAGAAACGATTGGTACAATAGCCGATCCACAGCTGATATTATACTACACCGAAGGCTCTGTCGAACTCACATTCCCTATCCTCGAAGGGGTATTCG
This window encodes:
- a CDS encoding DNRLRE domain-containing protein, with the translated sequence MLKYSVVTIALMLTVSSVALATVAVVYPSDDSFVWRFAPNNNYGSYNEATIGKDALELIWEFWARLFSRYRFNYEHMWTALRFDVTPYSGITLDSAKVAVYIYKTRGTFPPNEVWVAKCSGNWDENEITWNNRPNYHDWHVPPAPEYAWWTIDVTTWAQKWIDGAYPNYGIWIGTNATGRDYFDIYTKETIGTIADPQLILYYTEGSVELTFPILEGVFVRILRNSSLLYR